From the genome of Candidatus Promineifilum breve, one region includes:
- a CDS encoding trimeric intracellular cation channel family protein gives MSPPSAFTVPTFFGYTAILLWAISGAIVGWRKGYDVVGVFVIAFVSAFGGGLMRDGLFLQRLPVVLTDPNYMFLLLVAVGLVTIVGRRLQRDRTLGKVVSIIDAAGVPMFVVIGAELARGRILTLPAIILVATVSGVGGGLARDVLAGDTPELLRPGQYNTLLVVLAAIAYMVLSYDVGFNRLWVAWGVVFAFFIARLLTIHFNWRTRPLHDFHIREMVEGVVEWIPGWKKEE, from the coding sequence TGTCCCCACCAAGCGCATTCACCGTTCCCACCTTCTTCGGCTACACGGCCATCCTGCTCTGGGCCATCTCGGGGGCCATTGTCGGCTGGCGCAAGGGGTATGACGTCGTCGGCGTGTTTGTCATCGCCTTTGTCTCGGCGTTCGGCGGCGGCCTCATGCGCGACGGGCTGTTTCTGCAACGCCTGCCGGTGGTGCTGACCGACCCCAACTATATGTTCCTGCTGCTGGTGGCCGTGGGGCTGGTCACCATCGTCGGCCGCCGTTTGCAGCGCGACCGCACGCTGGGCAAGGTGGTGTCGATCATCGACGCGGCCGGGGTGCCGATGTTTGTGGTCATCGGGGCCGAGCTGGCCCGCGGCCGCATCCTGACCCTGCCGGCTATCATCCTGGTGGCGACGGTGTCGGGCGTGGGCGGCGGTCTGGCGCGCGACGTGCTGGCCGGCGACACGCCGGAACTGTTGCGGCCGGGGCAGTATAACACGCTGCTGGTCGTGCTGGCGGCCATTGCCTATATGGTCTTGTCCTACGACGTAGGCTTTAACCGGCTGTGGGTGGCCTGGGGGGTGGTCTTCGCGTTTTTCATCGCCCGGCTGCTGACCATCCACTTCAACTGGCGCACCCGGCCGCTGCACGATTTCCACATCCGCGAGATGGTGGAGGGGGTGGTGGAGTGGATTCCGGGGTGGAAGAAGGAAGAGTAA